A genome region from Triticum aestivum cultivar Chinese Spring chromosome 2B, IWGSC CS RefSeq v2.1, whole genome shotgun sequence includes the following:
- the LOC123045301 gene encoding uncharacterized protein: protein MACRALALRSLLLPDPLHHLSLRAAASAQAAPFPCRRRRRNIRCCSSSSGGGPGEQGQPPQEAVLEAISKVAKSKGRVALTTNMVIGGTVTDDSSDEWLVLDQKVNTYPTDRGFTAIGTGGEDFVHSMVDAVESVLQESIPKGQVSQKISSRGKYVSVKIGPIRVASSEQVQAVYRAMRRDNRMKYFL, encoded by the exons ATGGCGTGCCGAGCCCTCGCGCTCCGCTCCTTGCTGCTCCCCGACCCCCTCCACCACTTGAGTCTCCGCGCCGCCGCGTCGGCCCAGGCGGCGCCGTTtccttgtcgccgccgccgccgcaacatccgctgctgctccagctccagtGGGGGCGGGCCCGGGGAGCAGGGACAGCCGCCGCAGGAGGCCGTGCTCGAGGCCATATCAA AGGTGGCAAAGTCTAAAGGAAGGGTTGCACTCACAACAAATATGGTCATAGGTGGCACTGTTACAGATGATTCAAGTGATGAATGGCTTGTTCTGGATCAGAAG GTGAATACATATCCCACAGACAGAGGATTTACAGCAATTGGTACTGGAGGTGAAGATTTTGTCCATTCTATGGTTGATGCTGTTGAATCGGTTCTTCAAGAATCGATTCCAAAG GGCCAAGTAAGTCAGAAAATATCTTCCAGGGGAAAATATGTTTCTGTAAAAATTGGGCCAATACGTGTGGCTTCAAGTGAGCAG GTCCAGGCTGTATACCGTGCCATGAGAAGAGATAACAGGATGAAATACTTCTTATGA